The nucleotide window gtatatcctttacatattggtccgtggctctggctaggccattttgagcagcacggatgtacgtgtctcctgagttgaaggcatcaaaggcctcttgggagaagcaagcgtcacggagtacggctcggcgacgcctgtgattcatggcgctctccacttcggaatttgtgGCGGATATtttgtccgcatcctctgtcggaggagcatcCGACGTGCGTCTCGGATTCACTTCCGCTTCtgtgtccggccctggagcccgactggttgAGGCATGATTGACGACCTcttcggatatagtccggcgagtgTTCTTCTTCCTAGACAGCACGGGTGTTATTATGTCTTTAAAGATGACAACCATGGAGTGAGGTGTTgcatcatacctctgcgccgtcatcttcgtccggactgctTTTCTTTTTAGCCTGTCCGGCCTCGGGGCCCCTTGCTGGCTGGTCGCCGCGGGCTCGATGcggcgtcccgagggccttccctataATACACCATTTGTATACGGTGAGTGAAGTACATAAAAACAAATCCTTTTTAAAATGTTGGGACCTTTGGTCTCATTCACCTGCGAAGCTGGGAGCAGCCCAGGGTAGTCGGCTGTAATGGCCACCAGGGCATCATCGCTACTTAATTGGTAGAATACCCTGTcaatcagctccacgaatatgtccggatcctcttggaATGCCGGGTCGAGGGACTGCTCAGGATCCTatggttgtggaggtgggctgttgaTCTCCCTTACAGCCTTACGCAGTTCCTGCGATGAGTTTGCAGGGTAAAATATTCGGCTATGGGAATATGGAACGGATGGGCGTAAAAAGTGAAaacttacccagctcggaggattgtacatggagaaccCACTTTGTGGCTTGATGCGAAGGAAttcttcttcctctcccttgTACAAACCAGACAAGATTTTTGCTAAGGCAGCAGTCGAGTCCGGCCCTTTGcggccgcagcgggtggcgtcatcttccccgttgaagtcccacatggggtggcctcgatattgaagcggctgcaccccccgcataatgcatattgCCATAACCTCGGTTGTGGTCAGCCCTGATTGAGCCAATGTctttatccggctcatcaggtaaagaacgtctctatcatcttcctcctgggggctccgtggtcgccagcttaggcgcttcttcaAATGAGCATtatcgaactcaggaaggccgatccgaataggatccggAAGAGGGatgtcttctatataaaaccactctgaaggccagtcttcggacgccttcttcggggttccggataggtatccagtcccggcgatgcgccatacttcggctccgcccacctGGTATATTGACCCCCTCTGTGAATGGGGCACAAGGtagaacaacttcttccacagtGTGAAATGAGGCTCGCagcccaagaacagctcgcaaaAGGCTACGTAGCCAGCGATGTGAAGTATGGAGGCAGGGGTAAggttatgcaactggaggccgtagaactctaggagccctcggagaaacggatggattggaaatccgagtccccttaacaaataagggacaaggcatacccgctctcccttagaggggttgggaaagctctccgcctgctccccgccattataagtggcgagcccggctcgaaccgggaccatatactctggggggagaaatccctgagtctgaagcttcactaattggctgtgcggggcggagcacctctcccaatctccaggcttggggctGGGGGAACGAGGGGAGAAGCTGCGCTGACcagccatgttggaatggatctTTGCGAGCGTGCTCCGATGAATGCTCGCTGcgggaggatggtgtggttttGATCTGAGAATCCTCGTCTCTTTAATAGGCAGTTCATTTGCATAGTCagggggtaaatgtaaaaacaccccgactcctcgcattcgcttgacacgtggaagGTGGACATTATTGgacgtagaagccaaggagcgcagcATTCACAAGAAGCCGGGCACTATTCAGCAGGTActcggaatttggagaagaacccgccttgcaatgccaaagataATCTGcgcaccagactcatcgtcattgaagcctggttcgggggctactgagggagtcctggattagggggtatccggacagccggactataacctttggccggactgttggactatgaagatacaagattgaagacttcgtcccgtgtccggatgggactctcctccgcgtggaaggcaagcttggcaatatggatatgtagatctcctcccattgtaaccgactctgtgtaaccctagccccctccggtgtctgtataaaccggagggtttagtccgtagggcacaatcacaacaatcataccataggctagcttctagggtttagcctctctgatctcgtggtagatctactcttgtactacccatatcatcaatattaatcaagcaggagtagggttttaccttcatcgagagggcccgaacctgggtaaaaacatcgtgtcccttgcctcctgttaccatccgcctagacgcacagttcgggaccccctacccgagatcgccggtttttacaccgacaccGGTCATCGCAATTGATGGCACATTCTTGACCGGAAAATACAAGGGCACCTTGTTGGTTGCGATAGCAAGTGATGCCAATAACCGGGTGTTGCCATTGGCATGTGCTTTGGTTGAGGTGGAAAACAATGACAACTGGGAGTGGTTTATGCATCTTTTGAGGACGAAGGTGTTACCCGCTCAAAGGGAAATTTGTGTCATATTGGATCGGCATCCAGGAATTCTTAACGCGGTGGAGATTGACATTCCCGGGCATGCTCCATTGCACCATCGATGGTGCATGAGGCACTTTTGTTCGAACTTCTATAGGGCATGTGGCCTTAAGGAGTTGGCCGATGATCTTCAAGATTGTTGTCTCGCTTTCTCTGATAAGCGCTTCGCCTACTTGTACAACAAATTGCTCGCACACAAAAAACTTGATCCCGGGGGTCAAGACTTTCTCAATAGGCACATTCAATACCGGAACAAGTGGGCACGTGCTTTTGATGAAGATGGCCGGAGATACGGTCAAATGACAAGCAATATGGCTGAATGCTTCAATAGGGTGCTCAAAGGTGCACGTGGATTACCCGTGACGGCAATAGTTCAATACACATTTGACAAGATGAATGCGTACTTTGTAAAGTACTCGATAGAAACCGATGCACAGATAGCGGGTGAGAACCCACGGAAGTACAAGTACAAGTTCCCACCCAAAGTTGATGAATGGTTGGTATTTCAATCATGGAAGGCGGACTTAGAAGAAGCTATATTGTATGACAACGAAGAGTGGAAGTATGAAGTGAAAGAGCCAGGAGGAACCACAAATGATGGCCAGAAACATGGAGGTCGGGCTTTCAAGGTGTTGTTAACACAATGTGATTGCACTTGCGGGAGGCCATTGTTGCTTCATCTCCCATGCTCACACTTGTATACCGTCGGTCATGTTAGGAATGTGGACATCAATCACCCACACACCATGAGGGAGTCGGAGTTCTCAATCATGACGGTCAAGAAAACATGGGATCCCCGCTTTCACCCGTACTTTGACCAATCACAATGGCTGGAATATCATGGAGTTCAACTATGGCCAGATCCGGAGTTGAAGGTTGTTAAACGGGGTAGACGTCAGACAAAGCGTCTTAGAGGCGACATGGACGGATGGGTCCCTACTGGCCGCCGTGAAGCGGGCAACGACCAATTCCAAGAGCCTCGTGAGAGCTCCCGTTGTGGGGAGTGCAAAGGTCATGGCCACAACAAACGAAAATGTACGAAACCAAGGAAAAGGTCCAAGACAAATGATGCAAGCACAAGCCAACAAGGAGCTACACAAGGGAGCCAACCAagtggtagccaacaagtgccaagCCAACCAAGAGGTAGCCAACAAGTGCGAAGGCAACCACAtggtagccaacaagtgccaaggcaaccaagtggtagccaacctagtggtagccaacaagtgccaagccaaccaagtggtagccaacctagtggtagccaacaagtgccaaggcaaccaagtggtagccaacaagtgccaagCCAACCAAGTGTTAGCCAAAGAGGATCTAGGCAACAAAGAGGTCGGCAACTAGGACTTACAAGAGGCCGTGGTGGTGGTAGAGCTCGTGGTGGTGGTCTAGGCCGTGGTGGTGGTAGAGCTCATGGTGGTGGTGATGGCCGTGGTGATGGTCTTGGCCTTGGTGGTGGACTTGGCCCTGGTGATGGACAAGGGCAAGTTCGTTATAGAGGAATGTTTGGATACCTAGATGGACCGCTTCCGTATGTTCCTCACTAACTATAATGTATCATATGTTCTTGTTTTTCATATGTTCTTCTTTTTCATATGTGCTTCCAATTGTTCTTATTGTCCGTACTAACCATTATGTTTCACTCATTGTAGGTATGGCGGCTTCCCAACCCAACAAACCAACGATGAAGCAGGATGGCGAAGATGAGATGGCGGGATGGTGGGAGAAGGCTGCCAAGAAGCTTAGAGAGGAGGATGCAGCCAAGctaaagaagaagaaggaagaggagCTTGAGAAGGATAGGAAGGAAAGAGAGAGAGCGTCAAATGCGATGCACACTAGGGAGAAAGCGTTGGTGAGGAAATGTGAGGAGGCACAGAAGAAGCGTCTAAAGGATTTTCAAGAAAGAACCATGAAGCTTTGAGTAATTGCAGCTAAAAAAGAAGAGAGGGAGAATCAGATATTCATGGAGAGGGTGGTTAAGGAGGCTCACCTCATAACAAAaagggaggaggaagaggaagaagagaggaagaataagaagggAAAGGGGCCTTGCTCTACGCAATAGAGCTACTATGTGTCATGAACTATGTCTCCTCCTCGATTTGGTTGTGAACTACTATGTGTCGGGAACCATTATGTCTCCTCCTCGATTTGGTTGTAAGAACTACTATGTGTCGTGAACTACTATGTCTCCTCCTCGATTTGGTTGTAAGAACTACTATGTGTCGTGAAGTACTATGTGTTATGAACTACTATGTGTCGTGAAGTACTTCGTGCATATGTTCTCTTCACAGTTGTTTGCTTGCTATGTATCAATCCTACTTCACATCATCTTACTATGTTTGCATATGCTAAAAAATTCACTAAGTCCTAGTGCAACGCCTAGCTAGAGGGCATTGCACTGTACAGTGTGGCGCCTCCAAGCTAGGCGCTGCACAGGTCTGTAGCTTGCCATACCTTCTGTTGCTCTCTGGATAGCTACAGACCTGTGCAGCGCCTAGCTTGGAGGCGCCACACTGTACAGTGCAGCGCCCAAGAGCTAGGTGTTGCACTGTATAGTGTGGCGCCTCCAGGCCAGGCGCTGCACAGGTCTGTAGTTATCCAGAGAGCAATAGAAGGTAGGCCTCCAAGCTAGGCGACACACAGGTCTGTAACTTTTCCTTCATTGTGTTGCTCTTTGTCGCTCCAGTTTTTTTGTCCATCTAACTGGGTCATTTCAAGTCTCAGATAGTTGCATCACAGAATAAGCACTAATTTCAATATTACTATGAGCTAAGACATATAAACAATTCCCACCACGACATTACTAAGAGCTTCAAGTTGAACATTACCACCAACATAGAGTTCAACACATAGAGTGACCATCACGACAAGTTCGACATTACCACCAACATAGATTTCAACATAGAGCTACCACCAACATAGAGCTACCATTACTACCATTACTAAAAGAGGACGATGACTAGTTCCTTGAGCGCTTGCTGGCTCCCCCCCCTCTCTTGCAGGTTATCTTCTTCACCTTCCTAGGAAGAGGAACCCGCTCCGGCTCCGGCTCCGGTTCCTCCACGTCATCCACATCGTCATCCAAATAGACATCCAAAGCCACCATCCGCGAGGTGCCAACCGTCCTTTTGCCTCTTTGGGTGAAGTCTTCAGGTGTGTATTTCTTGATTCCCTTCCTAGGCTTTAACTTGTATGCagaccgaaccttgtaggtcccCAAGGTCATATCATCAGGAACCTATGCATCCACAAAAGATATGGAAAGACCGTGTGTGAGGATATAGTTAGCAATGCATCAACAATTGGATATATATCCTCATGCCATACCTCTTGGGTGACCACACCCACATCCTCATCCTCCAAAGGATCAGCATGGACAGAAGTTGGATCTGATGGTGTCGCCGACCTAGAACGTTCTGGTGATACATACTCGGGGTCACGACAACTGAAAAGGTTTGATAGCCGCCTTAACTTTTGGCCATGGCGCTGCAACATGAACAAGTGAATGAGACATCGAACGTAGCAACACATGTTAAGTGCTAGTTTGAAGGAGATGTGAACCTTAATGAATGCTCGAAGTGCACCTTCCCCATCGCTTTTGCCAGCCGGGGTTGTTTCCAGAATAGTGTCGGTCTCATCAGCTGCTTTCTTGATCTAGGCACGCTATGAACAGAAACTGTACCCACGTGTTAGGCAAGTGAAGATGTGAATAGTGCGAATGGAAAAGCAAAAAGGGCAAATACCACAAAGTTCATCATTGGAGCTGAAGGGATCACTGAGTTGCCTTTCCTGACTAATGCGTTGTACTGGTGCTGGGCTACCTCATCAAAAACGGTGGGTTCTTCCAAAATCTCCTCAACATACGCCGGCTTGCATACCTCCACACGGGTTCTTGCAAGAAACCATGTGAGATAGTTGTTGAACGCGATCGGGCAGTGCTCACGAAGCTGGGCTCGTTTTCCAGCCCTAGCTTGCTCCACAGAAAGCGCGAACTGTATGACATACTTGCTGTGATGCTTGGCCCAATCCTTGATCTTCCGCTGCTTTTTCCTATCCAACCTGCAAGTTAGAAACAGAATATTAGCATCATCGAAACCGCCCAGAAGCCGCTAAGTGCTCAAGGTTAATTATATCTTACGCGTGTAGCAATATGTCCGTGTCCTCCCACTCCGGCGGGTGTGGCTGGAACAAACCAAACGGGCGGAACACCCGATGTGGCAGGTGAAGCTCAACCGCCCAGTTGCATATGAGTGGACACCGCATATGCCAGAGACCCTATCCCTAGTGCACATCAGATTCAGCCTGAACTCTATAGGGTTCCCAAAACTCTCTCCTTTTCCATACGGTTCCCATTCAACCTACAAAATGGGATAGAATGCAAAATTGATATCGAGTTACGATAGAAGCATGATAATCACTTATGCAATGTTGATTCACCTGCTCAGGCGTGATCGCGTCCAGCTTGCTCCTGTATAGCTTATACATGACCGAGGGATCATCCGTCATCTCATTTAACACATCCCACTTGTAAGCCCAAGTGGGGAGCCATAGTGGGTCGTCTTTGTCGTCCCAATCCTCGTACTTCACGGTCTTCGGTCGTCCAACCGGCAAACGCTCCCAGCTCCATATGGAAAGTGCGAGCAAACAACCACCAATACCTCCAGATAGCCTACAACAGGCTTCGTCCAACTGCACATAAAAGAGAACACGGTTGAATTAACAGCAAGATCGCATTCATAATGTACCAATGAAGTGAAACAGAAACAACTTCATACCTGTCTATACAAGTAAGCCAGTGTCGCCGAACCCCAACTCCATTTGCTATCGATGACGGTCAACGCCTTGAGCCACATCCATGGAGCATTCTTGCATGTGCCATCAGCAAACATAGTCCTGGATATCACGTACCACATCAAGACACGAGCATATGTCTTCACCGTGTCCTCATTAGCATCCTCGGGGCAAGTACTGAAGTTCGATACAATCCACGTGAAAGTAGCACCGGCTGCGACTCTTTCCTTCTTCTTGCCTTCTACTTCTGGTTCCCGAGGCTCCGGAGGAACCATACCGATAAGGGAAAACATCTGCTCGCGCCACCCATCAGAATCGGTGCTCATACATAGAGGATTCCCATCGATAGGAAGACCGGTGATCATAGCTATATCCTGGAGCATCATGGTCATCTCCCCGGTCCGAAGATGGAAATTGTGTGTCTCCGGCCTCCAATGATCAATAAGCGCGGTGAGTGCTAGAGCATTGTTGGGTGGCGTCGACCAGCTGACCAACTGAATGAAAGGGAGAAGTCCTGTCTCCCTAACATACGGTGTGTACCGCTCATCATAGCGCATCCACCCAAGGTTGACCCCGTGAGCCCGAAGCTTCAGAGGTGCAAGCTCCTACAAGCAAACAAACAAATCATTACATATGGGGGGTATGTGTTTGAAAAAAAACACGAAATTCATAACACCGGCAACTTTCATTATTACCCGCTGCTCCACCGACATAGTGTACGACCGGTGTTGTTTGTCCCAGTGATCATCGAGAAGCCAAACCATCCTAACAATTTGAAAGAAAGCTTTCTTGTCAACACAATTATCTTTTGAATACAAATAAACTAAAGAAGGCCTACTAGATGCAACCATACAAATCTATGTATCCAACCATATCAAATCAAACAAAACTAATAAACTAGGGTTCCACAAATAACTAGGCCTACTTCATACAAATAACTTTTCCATAAACTATGCCTACTTCATACAAATAACTCTTCCATAAACTAAACTAGGGTTCCACCAATCAAACAAACAAGGGTTGTAATACATGCAAAGTTCTAATACATGCAAGATTCAAATCTAATCTAATCAAACAAGGATTCCCCAAATCTTCAAAATATCATATTTTTTATGGATAGAAAGAAGGGGGTCGGAGGAGAGTACCTTCTAGGATGGATTGGTGAAGAAATGCACAGACCAAATCGTCGGATCTGAAGGATTTGGGAGAGGGGAttgagagggggagaggaggaagCCTCCGGCGCCGCTGCTTCTATAACTTGCAACTGAATGAAtggggtggggggggggagggggagcggGCGGCAGGCATCTAAGTCACAGTGCAACGCCTACGGGCTGGGCGCTGCACATTACATGTGTGGCGCCTAACTCGGAGGTGTTGCACTGCTGGGTGCGGGCCCAGGGGCTGCCACGGTGGACTGGAGTGCAACGCCCTCGAGCTAGGCGCTGCACCGTAGGGTGTAGCGTCGTCGTGGCGGGCGCTACACAAAAAGGTCAGGGGTGTGAAATAGTTTCATGGGCAGTTCATTCTGTGAATTGATTTCGTACAGAGGTCAAAATTGTCAGATTTGCCTATCTGGACGCCACCCCCGCCCCGCCTCAGGATTCGGCAGCCACGCCGCCACTGTCCCCCGGatccggccgccgcgccgccaccggtctcggatccggccgccgcgccgccaccggtCTCGGATCCGGCCGTCACGCCGCCTGCCTCTGCTCCTCGCCCGTTCGCCTTCACGCCCGCACGAGGGGATGCCAAGCCCTCGTGCTCCTCCATCGGAAGACACCGGAGGTCCTCCCGCCTGCGCGCCTTCCCTTCCTCTCTTCCTTCTCcgtccttctctctctctctctctgccggAGATGGCGTAGCCCTGCACGCGGACGAACACAGCGGCGTACTTGCCCGTCATGCTCGGGTCCTCGTCGAGTGTCTCCTGGCTCCGGCCCCACTGCGGGTCCCGGAACACGTTGATGTTGGGCGCCCCTAAGGTCAGCCCCTCTGCCTTGTTGTACACGCCCCACGCCTCCGTGCGGATCATCTGAGAGAGAAGACTCATCAAGTTCAGTTCAGTTCGGAGCGCACTCCTTGCTCATGCTCTGTTCCTGCCAATCTCGTCGCTCTGTTTCTGTTTACGATCTCGGTTCCGTGTTTGTGCATTATGGTGTTTGAAGGTCAATCAATGGACCACCACTACAGAGTTACACTTTCGAGTTTTTGGAGACGACCTGCACGGCATTGTCTATCCCAGCGCTTCTCCAACGAAGCCCCACCCAGCCCAGCGCTCCGCCGGCGATGCCCCCACCCCTCCTAATGCTTCGCCGGCGCTATCCCTATCTCCGACGACAACCCTCCATCCGGCCTCATGCGCGCCTACTTCTCTCTCTTAGTTCGGCCTGGCAAATCGCTTCAGTGCAATATTTTTTCAACTTCACTACGATGTTCGAAAAATGTGTGTTCATGTGTGCTCCTGTTGCTTCAGCTTCAGCATgcttagagcaactctagcagaccacGCAAAACGCCGGCCCGCAAAACGCGTTTGCAGTTCACGTGAAACCGCTTTTGCGGGTCGGCGAGGGCTAGCACAGATGCAGACCCCCCAAACGGACCCGTAAAAAAGTATATTCGCGGAATATGCTTTTTACGAGTCGGCTTTGCTCGGGCAATAGCGCAATGACCCGCAAACAGAGaaactgcaaatctgaaatttgTCATAGGGCTTCACAAACAAGTTCAAATTCAAATGACATAAACAGTTTGCGCGCGAATAAAATCAAAGTTCATTACGCAAAAGAGGGCATGCGAAGGTATGCGCCCATGTCCAGCATCATCTTGGGGGGTCGATCTTCATTCGGCGCCATGGAGTCCATCTTGAAGTTCATCGGCGCCACCGTAGCCACCGTAGCCACCTCTGTCGCTTGTACCAACTCCCGCACCGAAATCATCCACATTGCCACCGTATGGAGCAGAGAAAACATCACCGGAACTGGAAGACGGACCGGCCGAGGCGACCATTCTCCTCTTCAATATCTCTCTCCTTaccatatcatgccatgttttgatGACGTCGTCCATGTCATTGTGTTTCATTGACATGATCTTGTTATCTTCGGCGAGCAACAATGACGGCAATTTGTTTTCAGAAGCGCGTACTTTTCTCTCCTCAATGGCAGCTCTGCGCAACCCCTCTTCCTTGAGCATTTGCCATTTTTCTTGCTTCTCTTTTGCCTTCTTTTCGGCCAACTCTTTCTTGATCTCCAACGACTTCAACAACATTAACTCGTTTGATTGCACCATGGCATCAATCTTCTCCCTCAAGCTCGATGCTTCTTGCTCTCTCTTTATCTTCTCTCTAGTCTTCTTGTCGCCATCGGGCTTGTTCAAATTTCTTGggccatcatcatcttcatcttcatccaTGTTTGTAAGTGAGCCTCTTTTTGGTGGGGGACTCTTTGTCAGGGACGGAGCTGCCTTATAGGCATTGGGGTCAGTTGACCCCAATGAAATTTGATAATTCTTCACTAATTTAGTACTAATCACTAATATACATGACCCCATCAAACTATTTTTCTAGCTTCGTCCCTGCTCTTTGGCGATCAACTTCCACTTGTCGCACTTTTGGAGCAACTCCCAACAATGCTCGAATTTGAAGGATCTGCCTTCCGAAGCTTCCATGTCCTTGTATCTATGTTGAGCAATCTTGTCCTACTCAATGCGAACGAGATGTTGCAATCATTTTTCATGATACATAATGATGATGCACAACTTGAACAAAGGCAAAGCAAACTCACATAGTCGGACTCCACGGTGCCACTTGGAGGTGCATTGCGTACTTGCTCCAAGCAAGCTGCCCAACGGCTGCACATAGGCTTGATGTTCTCCCAACGACCTTGAAGCGACTGAAATGTGCGTGGAGTCTTGTTGGGGTAGTTTTTTATAATGCGGAAGTATTGATCTTCGATCCTTTGCCAATATCTCTTGGCAGTTTGATTAGTACCCGTGCATGCATCAAGATACACCGCACTCCAAGCTTTGATCAAAGCTTGATCTTCCAAGATGGTGTAGTTCTTCGATTCTTTGGCTTTTCCCAGCTTTTGCTTGTGAATTctcaaacgcttccgcttcgaTCTCAGCCAAGTCATCCGCACAACCATGATCGTCCACGCCGCACTGTGTTTCATTGTAGTCGAAAGGTTTGAAGGGGGCTTGATCAATGTCAACCGCGTTCGTGTCCAACAAGTTCACGAACTCGGTTGTTGCATTGTTCGAACCACCGCTGTACCGAACGATAAGAAGTCACGAGCTACCGGTAAACAATGGCGAAAATGAAAGAGAATCACCAAAGTCTGAAGAGATATACCTTCCGgccattttgtcaaacacctcgCTCGCGGAGGGAGCGGCACCGTTGAACGGCATCGCCACAGCACCTCCTTGCGGGGGGATGGAGTGAGAGGTTGAAGAAGATTTGTTCCTTGAAGTCGGAACCTTCCTCCGCTTTGCGCCCGCGGCCTTGCCGGCCTTCTCCGCCGCCGGCCGGGATCGCACAGCGGCATTGCCGCCCGGAGCGCGGGCCATCGCGCCGGGGGCAACCGGATTCCCGCCTTGCACAAGTACGTTGCCCTGCCGCTTGCGGGCAGGCATGACGTGTGCTTGGGCGACGCCGGCGGGGCCTACGTGGCCGGCGACGAGATCCGCCCGAGGGAAAGGGGCGTGCGCGACCTCGACGGTGACGGGGGGCAGCATCGGGTCGTCCATGGCGGCGAGGGACGGCCGGGGAGGAGCGGCCGGAGCTTCGGAGGGGGGGCAATGGTGGCGGAGGGTGCGGGAAGCGGGAAAGGGGGCGCGGAAATGTCCCTCCCGCCAAATCTCTCGCCGGATGGGGGTTGAGCTCAGGCCGGCCTCCCAGCCCGTGAAGATAGAGGTTGGAGGAGAAGATTTGCCGCGCCCCGCAAAAATTTTTGCGGGCCGGGGCTTTTTGCGAGGTCTGCTCGTGCAGATTTTTCGGCCCCGACCCGCAATTTGGCGGTTATTTTGCGGGCCGGGGCGTTTTGCGGGGTctattggagttgctcttatGGAACCTTCAGCTTGTGTTCATGAGTGCTCATCGAAACTTGAGCTAGCTCGCCGGCTCCTGGATGCCACTCCTGTACTTTCAACAGCACGGCCTGCTATTTTTCTCTTCACTGCTTCCTCAACTTGAACTCCATTTTCGTTATAGTTAGCAGCATGTTCGTTTACAGAAATTGCTGCAGAGAAATGAACTCTTAGCTTGTTTCTTTGAGACAAACATTGGTATACTTGCTAGTTAGCTTGGATTTGTTGTGTAGACAGAACAGAGCATGTGTGAGTGTGAGTGCGAGTGGAAGGAGTGATATGCTGCTGTTGGGATGGGATGGATGATGTTAGTTTTTTACCTCGCTGGTGATCAGATCTATATTATGCAGCAAAAGATTCTTTACCAAGCTCGTGTTCAGATTTCATTTGAAAAAAATACGTGGATGCTTAGGAGAGAAAAAATAAATTAGTATGTACCAAGAAAGTTCATGTTAAACTGCCTCAGGAGTTCATTTACTACAAACCGTGGATGGATACTTTTCTCTCTCCCATGTGTACATGCGTGTGTTCCTGAACTCTATGTACTGAGGCTGAGTATCCTCCCCTTACGCTTGTCCTTGCAACCTCCCAGACGCCGGATCGTGTACGTCTGCGAGGTGGTACCTTGTTACTCTCTTTTCTTCCTATCAATGAAATGAACTCCTGAGGATGTGGGTGTGGCA belongs to Triticum urartu cultivar G1812 chromosome 7, Tu2.1, whole genome shotgun sequence and includes:
- the LOC125519014 gene encoding uncharacterized protein LOC125519014 translates to MVWLLDDHWDKQHRSYTMSVEQRELAPLKLRAHGVNLGWMRYDERYTPYVRETGLLPFIQLPREPEVEGKKKERVAAGATFTWIVSNFSTCPEDANEDTVKTYARVLMWYVISRTMFADGTCKNAPWMWLKALTVIDSKWSWGSATLAYLYRQLDEACCRLSGGIGGCLLALSIWSWERLPVGRPKTVKYEDWDDKDDPLWLPTWAYKWDVLNEMTDDPSVMYKLYRSKLDAITPEQPHPPEWEDTDILLHNNYLTWFLARTRVEVCKPAYVEEILEEPTVFDEVAQHQYNALVRKGNSVIPSAPMMNFVVPDDMTLGTYKVRSAYKLKPRKGIKKYTPEDFTQRGKRTVGTSRMVALDVYLDDDVDDVEEPEPEPERVPLPRKLYVEIYVGGNVELVVMVTLCVELYVGGNVQLEALSNVVVGIVYMS